The DNA window atgtgtataaacaaattatctatttactaatttattgtACTACGCAATGTGGTGTATCCAGAATAAATCATTCTTAATATTGACATAAGACATACGAAACTGAGATTAGTCATTCCACCAGCGGATAAATATAAAGGCTTTTGTGAGTTTTGCAACATCAATAGTACCATTTtggcatttttattatcaaagttTTCCCATTTGCTATCGTAAATTGCCCGGTTAAAAACATCACATGCATCAATCAGCTTTTGTCCAGTTATACAATCCATAGTTAATTGTGCCAACGCGAAAGGCATTTCCAAATATGTGTTCTCCAATCCTCCAAGTAATTCAGCAATCAAACTTGTAATAACAAGAAGGAACTCTATCAGAATCGATCCACTGAATACACTTTTCACATCATTCATAAGATCTATGTTGGTTATGTgcgtaattattatatttttaagacgGTTGTTAATGATATTATTCAAACGCTTAATATCGTCTTCTGTGTATGAAGTGCTATCATTATTTCTGTTAATTTGTTCCTTAGCATCGTCccataaattctttatttccTCGCTAAGAACAATGAGTTGCGATTCTGTGTATCCCGCGATGACTATAAGAAACGCGCTGATGCTAGAAGCCAGGTAACAGGTATAGAAAATACCTAGAACACACGATGTGAACGCTATTTCGTAATTAGGCGATTCTAGTATTGGGTCCAAACctgtaaatgaaaaaaaaaatatacttgaaTTATCAAgcatcattaaaaattaaggtggccttacttatttattatgtctaccacatcatacatattacgaaatatactgataattttataaaatcttctatctcatatgtacgacaatatattatgtaaacatacGTTTTGCAAaacatagaaattaaaaacgtatacaagataagacaaatacacaataccataaaattaccaagaattTTTGGTAAAGCagagacaaaaaaaaacttcagcaaaacagcgaattaggtGAAaaaaggcacccaacaatgctttcaCTAAAACCGTCTTACCAAAAAGATCAAAATTATCTTCCATCAGATGTCGTCCTGGTAGTAAAAGAGGTTTAAACGCGTACAGAACTCCGTTAGAAATTATAATGCACCAGTACATAATTGCGCGTTTTTTGATAATCTTTAATTTGCTTTCTAGGCTTTTAGCTAAACGGGTTTCCGTACGGGTTTTAGCGTCTAAATTGAGATAGCCTTCCACGATGTTCCTTATAGtgtcactaaaataaattgacaaatgaataaaaatttaaactataattaaaactatacagCGGCAATATGAATGATATTGCCGCTGTATAGTTTTTGTAGGTTTGTAATAATTAGGATTACCAAGTTGTcctaattattactaatatcaCAGCTGATTTATGAGGAATATTCCGGTTTGGATATATGTAACAGGATTCATGATAAGCCAGCTACACTAGGGCAATCAGTCGCCTATGACTAACTACACCCTAAGTTGTAATCATGAGTTAACGTTTAAGACACCTCAATTGTAAAGcccaaacaaaaagtaatttgGAAGtgtatacttttaatttaatgacatatttagtttatctattataaattatatggcGACTTTGATTACGGCTTCTaattttgacgtgacaacgtcttataattcgatggagccggctgtACGCACGAAaaatgcggcgttacctcgctctgaggcgttccatttaaggcttgaagtgcaagcgagagcgcggaacgagcgacaatGAGTTCGtttaaaattgacataattgtatttatacgtacaaataaataatacttgatcaattaaattgtgatttccatttagcttcttctctatatccatactaaatataaatatctattaaacaaataaattaaaaaatttcttttgaaaaatgcaactattccatcagtattttcttatgacgttgtcacgttcaactatcgttaGCAAACCAACTTTACAGTCAACCGAtttcttttacataatatatacctgTAAATATACATGAACAACAATTTGAAAGCGGATATCTCACTAGCAACACCAAGGGAAAATACGATCAAGGCGGATATTTTGTCTCCAGTTTCCTGACAACGCCAGAACACATACCATACAGCAGAAATCAGATATGTATAGAAGTAACCCACTGAAATTAGTATTGTCACTACGAAGGATATAAAGGGAATtcctgaaataataataaacattttaaaaagtatataaacataaaacgtTTAGAAATCAGTCAAAGGATTTGTGTTGCAAGCTTAACTCGTGCGTAAACCGATCTTGGTGACTGCGGTTCAACGGAGTATGTCTGAGTTATTTCGTGgaatgatttttgtaattgtctCCTTTCGACAATTGGGTTCCGTTCAGTTCCTTTCAAAATGATGATAATTATGCTGTAGTGCCTAGTTGGGTCTCGTAGCGATAGATTtactaacatttattttgacattaataACGTTGATTTTTAACGggagttgtttttttttagtagaaAATTATATGGACTTTTTGggcttaaaaaaaagtattcctatcatttataactattttgatgtttaattaaacagcGTCGGCTTCACaaaatttaccttttttttaattatttaaataatactctaAATCGGTGGTATAGGTACTCAAAGTATACCTTGCTAATATTTTTCGAATGCACTATGTTTtatagaccagtgccgaagccttcaaaaatagtaaaaaatgaaaaaaaattacagtaggatgaaacccattagaaatgcaggggaatatgatcaaaatgaaaggaaaaataaattacggtcgatccgagttcgggaagtgggaggggggtgacttttaagggggaaaaattgtttatcttgatttccggcgaaactaccagtcctatggaaaaaagttatatggcaaagttgtaggtcataaaaagatctacaactttggtatttacaattttttcacataacctcaaaatttaggtgaaaaattcaaaaaaccaagtttttggttttttatttatatcttttttaaaaagtttttttttctacgaaatttggtgaaaacttaccttcttatgtcccaaatatactgtaatttatttgattaaaaatatttattttttcgcctcattttaacttaatatcaaaaaagcaccctaattttcaatcgaaaattctgacgtcaaaatttcagcttttttcaaaaagtttgggggctttttgttcgttgaaatatctactttctgatggtgtaaaaaaaaatatacattactataggaaatattattagaaaatgcaaaaaattgaaaaaacctcaaattcgaaaattttcttttaattatgtacaattttgaggtatttattacaatttacactttaattactcaaaaaacgtaagatttcatgcttcattgataaacgaaaaaattgcaaattaaaatatacttctataattaacaaacaaataagttaataaagttaatatttaataagacatctacaatattttgaaaaagttgtagaatcttctgtaaataatatttgtagatgcctatttattgctgttttaagataatttatatacctgagtgaccttttttttttgtttcaaaaattatcgacactggtctattACGGCCATTGTTCGGTATATGCCttacaaatatatgttacTGATTCACTGGGAACTGCTATATTATGAGTGGTTGTGGGTGTATTTGTAAGGGTGTGAATAAAACATGTgtgaatgaatttaatttaaagtataccAAATAGCTATAGATAACAATTTTCTGTTACATCGTAAggcttaaaaaaaaattaaaaacatctattttacatttttttactgtaaatacttaaggaataattatttaaattaattattaaaaattaatattgtagtattttgaaattatttatttcctaacctacatagttaaataattatataaatatgtaattatttataggtaattaattatattatacaagaaTAGCCCAAGAAAACAGAAAAAGTTATGCGAATATCGCGAgccaaataaaatttgtttgccAATTGTGTCCATTCGCTGTTTAGTAGAGACGTTAGTCAGGAATTTTTCTACAGGATTAAGATAAACATTTACTTACTTTTAGTATTTCGTTTATCAATAGTAATGAGTAATAATCTCAGAAGTATCGAGACATTGCTTATCATTGTCTGAAAATCACAGTAGCGTATACCGAATTGCTGTAAtttcttaaacattttaaaattattattgattttctgctgttaaaatttaacaaactaTTGATATTGTTCGAATTCAAGGCTTGACTGCAGTATatctaagtttaatttaaatgcacctataattaaaaaacagtgGAAACTCCTTTTggcg is part of the Pieris rapae chromosome 21, ilPieRapa1.1, whole genome shotgun sequence genome and encodes:
- the LOC111000321 gene encoding odorant receptor 30a-like produces the protein MFKKLQQFGIRYCDFQTMISNVSILLRLLLITIDKRNTKRIPFISFVVTILISVGYFYTYLISAVWYVFWRCQETGDKISALIVFSLGVASEISAFKLLFMYIYSDTIRNIVEGYLNLDAKTRTETRLAKSLESKLKIIKKRAIMYWCIIISNGVLYAFKPLLLPGRHLMEDNFDLFGLDPILESPNYEIAFTSCVLGIFYTCYLASSISAFLIVIAGYTESQLIVLSEEIKNLWDDAKEQINRNNDSTSYTEDDIKRLNNIINNRLKNIIITHITNIDLMNDVKSVFSGSILIEFLLVITSLIAELLGGLENTYLEMPFALAQLTMDCITGQKLIDACDVFNRAIYDSKWENFDNKNAKMVLLMLQNSQKPLYLSAGGMTNLSFVCLMSILRMIYSGYTTLRSTIN